In Stigmatopora argus isolate UIUO_Sarg chromosome 10, RoL_Sarg_1.0, whole genome shotgun sequence, the following proteins share a genomic window:
- the LOC144083580 gene encoding inositol-tetrakisphosphate 1-kinase-like, producing the protein MPHLRFILICIVSAWVVSKADWVRGGRIKASAFHPSCQSVLQRVPRETSKMSRRKVGFCLSDKKRKRMNLDAFAKLCAEHGVEVVEIDITQPLEPQGPFDVIVHKLSDVIVEAEHDSQSKQLLVNFQSYVSAHPRIVLLDPISTMSQILDRFASYRIMSKLHNSLRDWRICSPPYVEVHSASDMPSIHQKVTSQNLSFPLICKTRVAHGSLSHEMSLIFSAASLAEINPPCVLQSFVNHGAVLHKVFVVGDRHFCVERPSLKNFPSGPCDRKTIFFNSQQVSKPESSCALTALDEQMPCLPPPSTDAVAALVKELRLQLGMALFGVDIIINIHTYTLSVIDINIFPGYEGVPQFFTSLLSYIESVLDKQTAEHKGETFSMASGL; encoded by the exons ATGCCACATCTGAGATTTATTTTAATATGCATTGTGAGTGCATGGGTGGTTTCTAAAGCAGATTGGGTGAGGGGAGGACGAATAAAAGCAAGTGCATTCCACCCTTCTTGTCAATCTGTGCTCCAGAGGGTCCCGAGAGAAACAAGCAAAATGTCCCGCCGCAAAGTGGGCTTCTGCCTCAGTGATAAGAAACGGAAAAGGATGAATCTGGATGCTTTTGCCAAGCTCTGTGC GGAGCATGGAGTGGAGGTGGTGGAG ATTGATATTACTCAGCCACTAGAACCCCAAGGACCCTTTGATGTCATCGTTCATAAACTGTCTGATGTCATTGTAGAGGCGGAGCATGACAGTCAATCCAAGCAGCTTCTGGTCAATTTCCAG AGCTATGTGTCAGCTCACCCAAGGATAGTTCTTCTGGATCCCATCTCTACCATGAGCCAAATTCTAGACCGCTTTGCCTCTTACCGAATCATGAGCAAGCTACACAATTCACTCCGAG ACTGGCGCATTTGCAGTCCTCCATACGTTGAGGTCCACAGTGCCAGCGATATGCCATCCATTCATCAGAAAGTGACCAGTCAAAACCTTAGCTTTCCTCTCA TTTGTAAAACAAGAGTGGCACATGGTTCTCTCTCCCATGAA ATGTCGCTCATCTTCAGTGCGGCAAGTCTGGCGGAGATCAATCCTCCGTGTGTCCTCCAGAGTTTTGTCAACCACGGAGCCGTACTGCACAAAGTGTTTGTGGTTGGGGATAGACACTTTTGTGTTGAAAGGCCCTCCCTCAAGAACTTCCCTTCTGGACCATGTG ACAGAAAGACCATCTTCTTCAACAGCCAGCAAGTATCCAAACCAGAGTCGAGCTGTGCTCTCACGGCT CTGGACGAGCAAATGCCCTGCCTTCCCCCACCCAGCACAGACGCTGTGGCGGCCCTGGTCAAAGAACTGCGTCTCCAGCTAGGCATGGCTCTGTTCGGTGTGGATATCATCatcaacatacacacatacactcttAGTGTCATTGACATCAACATCTTTCCAG GCTATGAGGGTGTGCCCCAGTTTTTCACGTCCCTGCTTAGCTACATCGAGTCAGTGTTGGACAAACAGACAGCCGAGCACAAAGGAGAGACTTTCAGCATGGCGAGTGGGCTTTAA